One region of Oxalobacteraceae bacterium OTU3CAMAD1 genomic DNA includes:
- the corA gene encoding magnesium/cobalt transporter CorA, translating to MINVFVLQNGRLNQVPIDSRSDLEQVEPVWVDLTDPTDDERAWVKAIYGVTLPGEDEVKDIEASARYYEAENGDLHLRTDFLLEEEDGPSRIVTVAFILARKMLFSVHTDDLPVFRLVRMRARSRPGSIADYMDVLLDLYATDAEYSADALEGIYQNLEEVSGRVLQEQFTDQDAAAALNSIAHEEDLNGRIRRNMMDTRRAVSFLMRGRLLNSEQFEEARQILRDIESLDGHTSFLFDKINFLMDATVGFININQNKIIKIFSVASVAFLPPTLIASIYGMNFKWLPELEWSFGYPFAIALMVTSAIAPFWYFRRRGWLK from the coding sequence ATGATTAATGTTTTCGTTCTCCAGAATGGCCGGCTCAACCAGGTGCCCATCGACAGCCGCTCGGACCTGGAACAGGTTGAGCCGGTATGGGTCGACCTGACCGACCCGACGGACGACGAACGCGCATGGGTCAAAGCCATCTACGGCGTGACGTTGCCGGGCGAGGATGAAGTCAAGGATATCGAAGCGTCGGCCCGTTATTACGAAGCGGAAAACGGCGACTTGCACCTGCGCACCGACTTCCTGCTGGAAGAGGAGGATGGCCCGTCGCGCATCGTCACGGTCGCCTTCATCCTGGCGCGCAAGATGCTGTTCTCTGTCCACACCGACGACCTGCCGGTGTTCCGCCTGGTGCGCATGCGGGCCCGCTCGCGGCCCGGTTCGATCGCCGACTACATGGACGTGCTGCTGGACTTGTACGCCACCGACGCCGAATACTCGGCCGACGCGCTTGAGGGCATCTATCAGAATCTGGAAGAGGTCAGCGGTCGCGTGTTGCAGGAACAGTTCACCGACCAGGACGCGGCCGCCGCGCTGAACTCCATCGCCCACGAGGAAGACTTGAACGGCCGTATCCGCCGCAACATGATGGATACGCGACGCGCCGTCAGTTTTTTGATGCGCGGACGCTTGCTCAATTCCGAGCAGTTCGAAGAGGCGCGCCAGATTCTGCGCGACATCGAATCGCTGGACGGCCACACGTCCTTCCTGTTCGACAAGATCAACTTCCTGATGGACGCCACGGTCGGTTTCATCAACATTAACCAGAACAAGATCATCAAGATCTTCTCCGTGGCCAGCGTGGCCTTCCTGCCGCCGACCTTGATCGCCTCGATCTACGGCATGAACTTCAAGTGGCTGCCGGAGCTGGAATGGTCGTTCGGCTACCCGTTCGCCATCGCGCTGATGGTCACCAGCGCCATCGCGCCGTTCTGGTACTTCCGCCGGCGCGGCTGGCTGAAGTAA
- the mtgA gene encoding monofunctional biosynthetic peptidoglycan transglycosylase: protein MSAAKGGSKFAWVKWIFILPVLLFAAVQLYFFLQIWWWIDHNPSRTSFMRQQESALREKNPKAEIKQVWVPYNRISKNLKRAIIASEDANFSEHQGVDWEALQKAYEKNTKKSKVVSGGSTITQQLAKNLFLSGSRSYLRKGQELIITYMLETLMEKERIFEIYLNVVEFGRGIFGAEAAAQHYYRVSAANLGASQAAKLAVMLPNPRFYDTHRDSGYLARRTGVILRRMGSAELP, encoded by the coding sequence ATGAGCGCCGCCAAAGGTGGTAGCAAGTTCGCTTGGGTGAAGTGGATCTTCATCTTGCCGGTGCTGCTGTTCGCGGCGGTGCAGCTGTATTTCTTCTTGCAGATCTGGTGGTGGATCGACCATAACCCGTCGCGCACCAGTTTCATGCGTCAGCAGGAGTCGGCGTTGCGCGAGAAAAATCCCAAGGCCGAGATCAAGCAGGTCTGGGTGCCGTACAACCGCATCTCGAAGAATCTTAAGCGCGCCATCATCGCCTCGGAAGACGCCAACTTCTCCGAGCATCAAGGCGTGGATTGGGAGGCGCTGCAAAAAGCCTACGAGAAGAACACCAAGAAGAGCAAGGTGGTCTCGGGCGGCTCGACCATCACGCAGCAGCTGGCGAAGAATCTGTTCCTGTCCGGTTCGCGCAGTTATCTGCGCAAGGGCCAGGAGCTGATCATCACCTATATGCTGGAAACCTTGATGGAAAAAGAGCGCATCTTCGAGATCTACCTGAACGTGGTGGAGTTCGGCAGGGGGATCTTCGGCGCCGAGGCGGCGGCGCAGCATTATTACCGCGTGAGCGCGGCCAACCTGGGCGCGTCGCAGGCGGCCAAGCTGGCGGTGATGCTGCCCAATCCGCGCTTCTACGACACGCACCGCGACTCCGGCTATCTGGCGCGGCGTACCGGCGTCATCCTGCGCCGCATGGGGTCGGCCGAATTACCGTAG
- a CDS encoding DUF4124 domain-containing protein — translation MQRQSGFGLIQVAIIMASLAAVAMAFLMSARHERNFFTEGLARLTGKPPAAPGSANAGVAPPAPAGVLRKCVIDGKTVLSDVDCKDGKVVKAIDTRGIEAPKPPKPDPAESAPRSATDKMIEKATQ, via the coding sequence ATGCAGCGGCAAAGCGGTTTCGGGTTGATCCAGGTGGCCATCATCATGGCCTCGCTGGCGGCGGTGGCGATGGCGTTCCTGATGTCGGCGCGGCACGAGCGTAATTTCTTCACCGAGGGCTTGGCCCGGCTTACCGGCAAGCCGCCGGCGGCGCCGGGTTCGGCCAACGCGGGCGTTGCGCCGCCCGCGCCGGCCGGCGTGCTGCGCAAATGCGTCATCGACGGCAAAACCGTGCTGTCCGATGTCGACTGCAAGGATGGCAAGGTGGTCAAAGCCATCGATACGCGCGGCATCGAGGCGCCGAAACCGCCCAAGCCGGACCCGGCCGAGTCCGCCCCGCGGTCGGCAACCGATAAAATGATTGAAAAAGCGACCCAGTAG
- the aroE gene encoding shikimate dehydrogenase produces the protein MDRYCVFGNPIAHSKSPEIHAAYAAQTGQELHYEKRLAPLDGFAAAVHAFIAEGGLGANVTLPFKLEAVKVANALTIRAQAAGAVNTLHFTEDGIIGDNTDGAGLVADIVGNAGVAITGKRVLLLGAGGAARGAVLPILEHRPAQLVIANRTVATAVVLAEQFAALGGEGVVSGCGFADIEGGFDIVINATAASLSAEVPPVSPSVFAPGALAFDMMYAKSPTVFLQFADQHGARLRDGLGMLVEQAAEAFSVWRGVHPATGDVLQRLRDQL, from the coding sequence ATGGATCGCTACTGCGTGTTCGGCAACCCGATTGCCCATAGCAAATCGCCCGAGATACATGCCGCCTACGCGGCCCAGACCGGCCAGGAACTGCACTACGAAAAACGGCTGGCGCCGCTGGACGGCTTTGCCGCCGCCGTGCACGCCTTCATCGCCGAAGGCGGCCTTGGGGCCAACGTCACCTTGCCGTTCAAGCTGGAGGCGGTCAAGGTCGCCAACGCGCTGACGATACGCGCGCAGGCCGCCGGCGCCGTCAACACCTTGCACTTCACCGAGGACGGCATCATCGGCGACAACACCGACGGCGCCGGCCTGGTGGCGGACATCGTCGGCAACGCCGGCGTGGCCATCACCGGCAAGCGCGTGCTGCTGCTGGGCGCCGGCGGGGCGGCGCGCGGCGCCGTGCTGCCGATCCTGGAGCATCGCCCGGCGCAGCTGGTCATCGCCAACCGCACCGTGGCCACGGCCGTGGTGCTGGCGGAACAGTTTGCGGCGTTGGGCGGCGAGGGCGTGGTGTCGGGCTGTGGTTTCGCCGACATCGAGGGCGGCTTCGACATCGTCATCAACGCCACCGCCGCCAGCCTGAGCGCCGAGGTGCCGCCGGTGTCGCCTTCGGTGTTCGCGCCCGGCGCGCTTGCTTTCGACATGATGTATGCAAAGTCCCCCACCGTATTTTTGCAGTTTGCCGACCAACACGGCGCACGGCTGCGCGACGGCCTGGGCATGCTGGTGGAGCAGGCGGCCGAGGCGTTCAGCGTCTGGCGCGGCGTGCATCCGGCCACCGGCGACGTGCTGCAACGCCTGCGCGACCAGCTATGA